The following nucleotide sequence is from Paralichthys olivaceus isolate ysfri-2021 chromosome 22, ASM2471397v2, whole genome shotgun sequence.
ACACATCCAGCAGCGCCGAGAGGATGCAACTCATGGTGACAGGTCTGGAGCGGTGTCCTGTATCCGTGAGTGTGGAGGttcaaaaaaaaatttttttttaaaggctgaatagtgaatttaaaaaaaaaaaaaaaaaaagatgagtcaGTTTTAAGTGGTGTCACAAGCAAAAAGAGAGACACCGGGTAAATGCACCACAAgtccccccaccaccccctgcAGACGCACCGGCTAGCGGCTGAACCCCGGGCAGCCGGCGCGGACACGGAACCTGACGGGAGCGTGGAAGAAGGAATAAATCATGGTGAGAGCTCCATGAACGAGTGAGGACTCTTACtttagagaaaaaagaaaataaccccgtctctttttttaaaaaaaaaaagaagaagaagaagagagcggGGGGGAACACGACTGTGAAGGCGGCGAGAGAGCGACGCACATGCAGCCCTGCTCGTCTGGaggaaccccccccctcccccctccccggtccaaaacaaacagacgCGGAACTGAAGGAGAATCGGTGAAGAGcgagcagcggaggaggaggggggggggacccAGATGTTGATGGGTTAAATCCGTAACGTGGGCCCGTGGGTCGGAGGCGAAGAGTCCTTGTACTTCCACGTACAGTACACAAACACCGGGGACAGCCTCAGCATAGTGGAGTGACCGAGCCTCCTGGGTCCGCCTCTTCACACGAAACTAGCAAATCCCGTCGCATCAAGTAAAAACGTCCgcggcttcttcttcttcctcctccgtctcccGGGATCCTCGTTTATCCGCCCTCCGGGGGGTGACGCGTGTGATTGttgtttgaattattattattttatttaaatcttcttttttttttcccccactgcGTGTGAAAGCCGAGCCCCTCTCCTGACACATCAGCTGCTCCGCCGGCTGATGCAGAGGGAGCCGGGGGAAGGAAAGCAGAGCGGGGCCGGAAGTCGGTGCCCGGGTTGGTGTTGACATCACACCGGGAGGaagtggatgaggaggaggaggaggagaggggggggggggggggggggggggggggggtgcttcaATCATAACAGCACCcagttattaatattattatcattattgttatttacaGTGTGTACTTCCTGTGGTGCAGATTTCCACACAGcggctgtattttttttattttttttttatttttttttaatcaggccCTAAACTCCTCCTGAGCGGATGAATCCTCCAGAGGAGCTTCATCGAGTTTCTTCGTGTGTTTTTTCTGCCTGATGGTTCTGACACCAGCTCCattgtctccacttcctcactcCGGCCCATTTTAAGTTTTTCCCTCCAGGTCGAGCGCCCCCATTGGCTGGACTGTCCCAACATGGCAGAGCCTGATTGGCTGCTTCAGACGGCACCGGTCGCTTTTCAAGAAGCTCAGCGCGGGAAATAAAGTGACTAGAGTACTACTGCCTTCATCattcttattattgttatcaatcattattatcatttaaacaACTCTTCTGTTcaacagagaagaagacacGTCCTGACGAGAACTGTAATACATTATATCATATAAATACTACAGTGAAcaatgatcattttcatttcacttgcAAAAATGTACTGCGGGATTATATGGAAAAACACTTCCTATTACTTCACTGTGCAAGCACATGCAACCTTTCAAAATAACACATCTGTCTTTACTTTGTTTGCTTTCATTTGGGAAAAACGTCAATTTAGGATGAAGGTTTAAATTGGACAAGTTAttagaaggaaagaaaagagtgatTTCTAATTGCTGACATTTGAGCCCATGATTTTCattcttctaaaaaaaaaacatgcaatgaCAAATTTATTGTATATCTCAATGTCAAAGAGGaacttataaaaaaaaaaaaaactacatgaGCTAGTGAACTGACCAAGAGATCAGAGACTTGGCACCTCACTGCTACCAGAATTAAAAATGACCTTCAAAACCAGGGTTTCCCCTGATGCGTGTACTCGACTGTCAGGGCCATCCTGTGCAAATTGAGTTTGGTTTAATTTTAATATTAGACTATTTGTGTCCTTGTGTCAAAAACAATGGGAGTTTTCATGTCAAGgctccaacacaaacaaatgagcaCAGACGGCAGGATTGTTACAATTCTGGTCTCATTATGcatttgctgctgtaataaatTCATACAGATATTTTGAAGGAAATTAGATTTGATTGCAAATGTTTACTAAGTCTAGAGGTGATTCTAGTCGTTACGGTGCAGACAGCGGGGAGCCTGAAGCATCTGAACACACAATCTGAACCACAcctaaaatgacattttcaaaatcaacaTTCAGTTTGCTAAGACATCCTTAAATCCTCAAGCTTCATAAATATTAACTCAATTGTTGAAAGTGTCATAAGACAGGTTGGATAAGAACAATATTTCTACAAGAAAACCCGTCTTCACAGAGTGTGTTGACCTCAGCATTGACAAACACAGCTAATGTGTTCCAAGAGAACGCCCAggtaaaaaaatagaaaagttgATCTTATTCCAGTTTCGATGGACAGCACACGTACGTCTTATTGCACATTAAACTCTCCTGCTTTAACCTTTAAGTCtgtaacattttcactgttcaCACCGTTAGTGAACGTAAGGGGTCGACTGCATGCCACTCGGACATAATACTGCACATTGAAGGAGCTTATTAGGTTATTTATGATTAATATCTAGAATAATGTTTCTGATAAATATTTCtgatgtatttttcattttgaagtgTTCTTTGTTAGAACATGACAACAGACATTTCTTAGGCATAAACAAGCAACACCGAAAACTCTTAACTTCAATTGTATGTAATTGTAATCGAGCCAACAAACTTTGGCTTGTCTCAATATACTCAATTTGATAAGGTTTGAAAACCGAAACTCATACACGTAGTGAGTCATTCTGTATAATCAGTAATGAGAgcacacaaccacaacatcaAACATCTTATTCAGGTCAGGCCTTAAGGAGAAATCGTTCAGCGACAGCCAGACTCGAAGTGTTGATGGACACAATGTCCTCTGTCTTGCAATGCAGCACGTCAGCCACCAGGAGGGACTGCTGAGTGAGCGATCTATGCAGCAGGTACTAGTTTGTTTAAGGAAGAACAGACATTTGAAGGGGGCCAAAGGAGGTGCATGCCTGATAAAAGAGTCGGCCGTGGGAGTCCTAGTAAACAGGTGGCAGATGTAGCAGCAACCGGGAGACGGCGAGAGAGACGAAAGAGAAGAACAGCATAATTCGATACGAGCCCTCAAAGGGGGCAGAGGGAAGGAAGGCAGCCAACGAAAGAGGGAGGAATAGAGCAGATGCTACATGTGGGAGGAGGACTGTGGGAAGGGGGACAGACGGCgagtccagaaaaaaaaaattctgctaTCTGTCATTTACGGATTCCACTTTTACTGAAAATGTCTGCGCTGAACTTAAGAACAGTACACCTTGTACAAATATTTACCctgtcacagaaacacaaaaatactgaGCGGTGGAGCAGGAAAGATCAGGCAGCGTCTACCAAGGCCAAACTTTGAAAAAGCTGTCACACATTTCAAAGTCTAAGTCACTCAACGTTTTGTAGAATAAAGTGGAGGAAGTGAttcaacaacattttatttgtttaaataaaatatgtgttcATGAGGTtgaacattaaaatgtgttggaTGGAAGACATCGGCATTACTTGactaaaaaaatgaaaaaaatggagGTGACGCACACATTATCTTTAAACAGGACATATAGGTGAAGACATTCAAGCATTAAATGCAAAATCTTAAACAGTAAAACAAccataaaaaagaataaatagtGGCACTGAAGGTAATAAATGCCCCCGGAGAGGGCAGTAATatcaaatgaattaataaatataatacattatGTGAACAAAGCAGCTGCTTATCATAGTTTTATTAGGTTTGTGTCCGTTTCTCCCAACATGCTGTCACGGACTTGACGCTTCATTAGTGACAGCGTTATCGAATGGTATTATAACAATCGGGAGCAAAGGAGCAGAATAAATTGCAAAGAGCTAATTAACACTTCATTAACCGAGCATGGAGACATTACTGTTGTTCTGTCTCGCACGCTGCAATCGTAACAGTTCGTGCTTCTCCTAATGAGCTGCTCAGCAGATCCCAGCGCGACTGCTTGTATCAACTTTCCTGCAGGGCATATGGCTTATGGAGGTTAGCTGCACCTTAATAGTCTGTAGGCTTTACTTATATATATGCTGTATAAGATCTAATAACACGATACAGAGTATTCATTATATTTGCTGCATACATGCTAAAGAGGACTTGAAAGATTTGACTTGAAGCACTGCAAGATGAGGTGTGTGATGCCAGTGTAGGTTATTACTTCACAGTGGAGTCGGGCGTTTCTTGACAGACGATTATATCCATATTGTGGCTATGGCATAGTAGAGCggcaattttttttattgtctcttTAACGTACGTACCACGACTCGTCGGCACTCCTCAGATGGCGGTGGCGAACAGAGAGATCTGGATGAGAGGCATAACCTTCAGGGTTGAAAGGTCAGCGAGGAcagcctgcagtgtgtgtgtcaaacaaaacacaaatgagtCAATTTCAAATTCCCCCACCCCTCCTGACCGCAGCAAATTAGCATATGGAGACGGGGCAATAATGAGCAACCTTTCCAAGACACATGTTttagcatttaaaaaaagaacccaCACAGATCTACACACATGATGAAGCAGGATCATTGGGAAGCGACAATCCATGCTTAAAGTGTCCACCGCTCCCCACCTTGTCCTTTTCGGATGGGTGGGAGATTAAATTTAGGGACCCTATCGTGTTTAGAGAGAGGGTCTAATATTACAACGCTGGGCCTGAGGGTCTAAATATACGGTAAGGAGCAGTATGTTATGATATCTTCTCTATCTGAGGGCAGGTGGTAAATGAGCAAGCAAATAGTGCCGGCCAGCATCTTAGAACAGCAGATAGGCCGCTGCCACATGTGGCACATTGTAGTTTAACCCCCTCACTCTCGGGGATGAGGGAGGCGAGGGAGGCAAGTCATAATATGGGTTACTCATGGTGTCATATGATAGTGGGAGCACAGTATGGGTGCAGTATACAGTGCACAAGAATTACATTACTGTAAATCTTGCAACATGAGTTCCTGCAGAAAAAATCTGAGATGGAGGTTTTTGGATGTGTGTTCGCCAAAGTTGCATGAAAGAATTCAGCATTTTTTTAACACGACTCTGCACAGAAACATGGCCGTCGCTCCTAATCGTGGCTGGTCTGAGACAGAATGGACATCATGACAAGCCTGTTGCTAAAAGGAGGCAGAAGACTAAGGTTGTGTTGGCTGGCCAGTGAGAAGGTGAGAGTTCTTAACTGTCCAGTTTTTTCAGATGTGCACGCAGGAGACTGGGTTACTGGAACTGGCTTGTCATCAATGGCTATTTACAGCCTTTCAAGAGTATGTGGGAGGTGCAGAGAGAGGGGTGGAATCAGGggtttcaacacacacacacacacacggaagtCCAATGTGAAACAGCCATACCTCAGCTGAGGCCAGTGACGTCACCTCCATCAGGTTTTCGGCGCGGAAGGCGAACACAGCAGCTGCGAGGACTGGAGGACGTGTGAGTAAGGGGAGTAATtcagggaggaaagagaagaggaggacaggacATTGAGGAGTGATATAAGAGAGGATGGGGGAAGAGAGGGGTAGGGCAAACAAAGGAAGGAGGTTGAGAAACATTAGGATAGGAGAAACAAGATATGTGAAAGAGAAGGGAGTGCATGAGAAAACTGGTCATCAGTCAAATTATTGTACATTAATGACAAATTAAAGAGTTTTgcgagtatatatatatatatatatatatatgcctaCCTGCAACGACCTCTAGCGAGTCGTATCCCAGGATCCGATCCCAGAGAAGAAGCAGCTGGTCAGTAGACAGATATCCAGAAAAGGCCCTCACCATCCACTTAAAGGCGATACGCAGCCTGGatgacaacacaacaacaacaaaaattgAAAAATTACACACAACCTTTGAAAGTCTCATGTTTAAATTCAATATACAGATCACCTGTAAGCATGTAAATGTTAAACAAGTGATGATAAGGGCTCTTTTActatttttaaaattgtaatttaaGCAAAGCGCCACATGGTGGCAGCAGCTCATAACGGCAGGACTCAAAAGTATCCGTGTGCAAGTTAAATATGACTCATACACCGAACACACAACAGGtgaacatgtaaacatcatGAAGTCTCAATGTACCAGAGAGattacaatataaaaaagaGCGTGCATCTTTTAATCTCATTCACTCGAGGTGCTCAGTAAAAgatacaagataaaaaaaaatacacactttTCTTTATTACTAACTTTTTAAGACTTGAAGAATTTACTGCTTCAGACATGTGCACGTGGAGGACGTATTACAGATGTCAAGTGTCTACGGCAATAAAAGTTGTTAAGACAAAAAGTCCCGCACATGtaactggaaacaaaaacattttaatgttcatggcaggaaataaaaaaagtgccCAAATAGGTTTCCTACATTTAACTTCATGTTTGACACATCTCTTGGAGTTTAAGTGAATTTATCCCAATCAACCAAAAACGAAAAgatttgtttctctgtcacttgtgttgttgttcgatacattttttctgtgaggtACATCATTCAGTTACTACTCACGGCTGTGCACCAATCTGTCGCAGGTGGTAGAAGAGCTGGGGCAGGTGGGTCTGGAGCAGCCGCTCAAACTGCAGGCACAAAGACACTATACCCTGCAGGAGCACGTGTGTGACCGGGTTAGGTGCGATGCATTGTGCAAACTGTGCTGTATAATTTGTGCCTGACATTTAACAGCCAGAAAAAAATCCAGGATCTTACCGAGGGAAAGGAGGAGATGGAGTGTAATCTGAAGAAGAAGCGGGTGTACATCTCCCTGAATACACTGTAGAGCTTGGACGGCTCGTTGTACAAGAAACACAAAGGGGCCACTGTGGGAgaaagatgcacacacacacacacacacacagttcacagtTACATCCTGCTCACTCGGTGCTCTTTCTGGAAAAGCAGCGTCAGCTCAGTGCATCGACAGGTTAATACAAAACGTACTCACCGTACATTGAAAAGCCATGGAACGGGATTACACCTGTTTAAATGAGAATTTCAAGTCAGTGCAATCaaagacatttattattttaacaatgcaATTAAGCAGAAAATGTATCAGGCAACAAGTATATGTGCGACGACTGAAGGTTTCTGTACGAGTGGttctaaaaacaaaacttttcaCTTTGCCATCACTCAGACACAAGTGGAGCGGAGAGGGGACGCAACTCGGCTCAGGTACCAAGGAAAAGCAGTGTCTGAACTAACATGGATGAAACCGGACTAACACAGGCCCAACAATCCGACTGACTCTGAACAGGCACTGCACgagtttcattcattttgatttcagtGTAAGTAGATAAAGCTAAATAATGTTGATGTCAAAATGCAGGCTGACCGTTGGGAGGATAAACAACAGCACACTCCTCTTCTCCCACTTTCCCTgtaagacagaggagaggaaacagcatGTTGGTGGTTTAATTCAATTTCACTTCAATTATTGATCAAGAAGGACGACACACATTAATCAATATTTCTGTTTATGTGCCTGTGTAAGTTAGTTAGCTGGCTTGTTTTCAACTGCAGTCCTGAGGAAAGTGTTTTGATACCAGGTAAGTCTGAGTTTGATCCATTTGAATGattcaaataaagacaaaaaacatgaaagagagaACTGGAGCAATAATAAGAGAGAGCTGACACACCTCAGAGGTAGATGACAAgaaatatcatcaaaaatctAATTATAAGAGAAGTTAAAAATGTTCAAGTCTGACTGCTGGGAATCCAGATGCTGTTCTGTCTatgtgttgatgatgatggtggggggtgtgtgtgtgtgtgtgtgttcttggtGAAGGGCACCTCTCTCACCCTGGATGTAGGATTTGGGAGGGGTGGCACTGTTGTATTTGAAGTGCTCCAGCACAGCGGTGTCCCGggagaaacacagcagcaccTGGGAACACGCAGGGATtgaacagcagctcacacacacacacttgaaatcTAACGACCACTGGAATGAAACAGCAGATGTGACATTGCCCTTCTCCTCTTCTACTCTCCGAATCACAAACCCTGGCTTTTGATAAGAACCGATCTAAATCCTTCGACATCAAAAACAAGTTCTGCAGATCAAACCTGAATGAGCAGAATTTTAGTTCAAGTAGATTGTGTTGATTCACAACTTGAATGAAGATGTGATCATGATTTAAGACAAATTCAAAACTGAACGCAGATGATTCTTGTCATTGCACATGGGTTGGAGGCTCAGCAGGTACTGTTGTCGTGGTCCGACGTCAGGGGACAGAGGTAAGAGTAGTTAATAGACTTATTTTTTCTGTGATGTCTTCAGGAGCCGTGGTTCCTCTTGGGTAAGAATCCCATTAAAGCAGCGCACCTGGAGCCGGCATCTCAGGATGTTCACAGGCAGATGGTAACCGAGCCTCAAGTGGCCGCTCATTTCACAAAATGACCATGTAAGTGGTCGCTCTTTCCATTACAGCCCAATTCCGGTGCCTTTTTGAGAACAGGTTTCATTTCCACTGACCACTTAAGATGAATTacagtgagaggaggaagaatcTGTCTGGGCAATAATGACGCAGGCAGCCTATGAGGAGGATAGCATGCGTCTTGACCATCTCGacgttggattttttttctttggttaGGAATCTGGAGGGTTGACGTTCGTACCAGATGTGTTTTGTCCGATTGCATAGATCAAACACTGTCACTCATTCTATGAGTGAATGTAAATAGGCTCCTTTACATTGATGACACTGCTcagaatgtgttttctttctacttCACGTACAATTTCTGGGTGTAAACTGCTTTCTTATGAGACAAGGACATATTCATCGTGTATTTCCTGCACTGAAAGGTATTAAGTACTTCCGTAGAGCAgctcatgttttcactcctctctgtctgcaaaaaccactgaacagatttccacgaaaTTAGCAGGAAAGATAGGACATGAGCCAAGAAAAACCTGAATCAACTTCGGGGGCAGATctaggattgttttttttccacattctgtAACTTTCTCAGAAAAGAAATCGGGCATATTTGAAGAATGTGTCTGTGGGTTCTCTCTTAAGTAACCTTcaggtttttcatttatttaataaacCTATATAAACTCACGTGAGGGGGATTTCTCTCCAGAACTTCCTTTACTTTTCTCTAAATTCTCAACAGCACCCGTGTGAATTCACGCTCTCCCAACAATAAACAGATTCTTTCACTGCCTAGTGAGTAACATCGGTCAATATTGACAGGGATACTGACGCTTTGTACTTGCTACACCTGTGTGTTCATTGGTCAACCGCCAAGGAGCATGACTTGTTGACAGCTGCTGAATAAACTGGTTGCCagagtttatatatatgtgtttatcAGTTGAGCGGTGAAGGCAAACAGAGCGGTGACGACCAGAGAAGCAAACAATAAGTCATATCCTTGCCTGAGCTGAATATGCACCAGTAGATAAAGAGGAATGCTGTCATACATTAACTGACCTTACGTGACAGTGAACTGACACAAAGTCAGATGTTCAGGGCAGAGAAATAAATCTTTATTGATGATTGAGATTTTCATCGAGTGGAAGGAGACGACAGAGCAGTGATGGTGGTTTCATTTGGTATTTAGGAGCAGTGGGACCCAATGAGGAGAACAGTTAGCAATTTCTGTGAAGCATGGCCCAAGGAAGAATCTATTAAAGTTTGGAGTAGATCCAAATAACAGTGACTGAAAAACCTGACATTTAATATTTGCGAGCAAATTGAACGGACTTCAAGCAAAAGTGCTGCTGAAAAGCTACACTGGGCAAATAAAAGGGCTCACCTGATAGAGGAAGTCTTCAAACACAAAGTAGTAGTCGTCGTTACTGGCGGTGAGCTTCACATCCTGGGGGGGCAGGACATTGGTAATTTAATTCCATTTCATTAAGACAAGCACATTTTTACAACTAAACACAGAACATGTATACACAGACACCGTGTGAAGCTTCTATGAAAATACTTTGCTATCAATGTTTATCTTACGcagaataaatgtttgaatgacaGGACCAAAAATATTCAAGCTTTAAATATAATGTCGCTTAAACAAACATGTGCAGTTATATACAAGCAGTACCTTATAGATAAGGTTGTCCACCAGCAGGTCGTGTTGAATGACTCCAGCCTTCAGCTGCTCATAATGCATCACATCctgaaaaaaaggcaaagatcaTGTTTTACCCTCATTCattccacaaaaaaacccatcaCCCTCTTTAAATCACTTTCACATCAACATCATGTACTTTCCCTGACAGGTCACGACAGCAGGATTAAACCGAGCTGAAAGGATGGGTATTGTGTTTCCGACCATTTGCTTGAACTCTAACGTGTCTCCGGTTCTGGACAGGTTATTGTTaatgatttgaaaaataaaagacaacaggGTGGATGAAGAGATTTCAAAAACAGAGCTGTGAAGCAGCTTGGCAACGATTAGCGCTGCGGATGTGGAGAACAGGAACAGAGGTGGTCATTTTGACAGCTGAGTAACGACACTGAAACCACTTATCTGGaaagaagtaaaaataaattttgATAAAGCATTTGaagtttataaatatatatctctGCTACTTACAGCAGTTCACTTTGGATATATTTATAGAGAATAAAAGGCACAAAAATAGAAGTTAGAAGATCAATATAAGATTGATAAATATGAGGGGTTCTGTGATAGtcagttattttttgtttacGTCAACAGGAGTCCTTCACCTGCAGAAGTAATTGTAATTAAAATGAGACCAAGCATACTGTCCAGCTCTGagtgtttaatgtgtttgcCCTTGTGTCGCCCAAAGCCCCGCAGATACTCTCCAGACCCGTGTCAGGTCTCCCTCAGAAATCAATCTCCCCATCGAAAGTATTGTTTTATTGACTTGGCCTCGACGGTCGACTCTGGACTCCAGCGTTTACACAGCACTTTGCCACACAGGCAGGCGGCTGCTTTGTTTGGGCTAACTGTGCTAAATTGCCAGCATTTGATTATCTTAGcaactggagctgcagctgaaaacttCGGCGTGTAGTAAACACGAAGTTTGGGAATcgatgcagctgtgtgtgtgtgtgtgtggctgctctATAACAAACACTGACAGCTGCCACCGGGTTGCAGCTCAGCCGTGTGGTGTTTGTCCGTTTGTTGAAAGTACCGGAGGCTGGTTGGTGGAGTTCAGGATGAGGGCCCACAGGTCCGCCCGGAGCCCAGTGGGGCAGCCCTGCCTGCTGTACTGCTGCGCTGCTGCACTGTCCTGATCCAGAACcactacacaacacagagacacaaagtgagacacgacagagaaagacaaacaggaagaggtCACGACTTTATGCATAAACAAATTCACATTCCTGCTTCCAGTTAGATGAGTTCTTAACCTGAGTGGAATGTTTACCTGGATAGAGTCAGGCTCACTTTGTCCCTATTCCAGtcattatgctaagctaagcagcTGCTCACGCCATAAACTACACAATATCCTGTACTATATATACTACATATATATGAAATACTGTACTATACACAAAATACTGTAGGATCTATATATGCTTTATACAATATACTGTACTATATTTACTACATATAAACAAATActgtatgatatatatatattctaaataTCATACTGTAACTGTgctatatattctatatatgcAAAGAATACTGtattatttatactttaaaATACACTATACTATGTATACTACATATACTATAAATACCATACACCATATTGTAATATGTGCACAAAATACTGTACTAtgtatacactatatatactatGAACATACTGGACTATATACACACGATAAGACTtgtacaatatataatatagaaCAGAATCGATCAAACGTTTCATGACTGAGTCAGAATTGTTTTCTTCAAGGgaacttgaaaaagaaaagatgcatccaatagaacagaaacacaaataaatgaaataaatgaagaacCATACAAAATCATGGAAAACACATCTGACAGTAAAA
It contains:
- the tbc1d19 gene encoding TBC1 domain family member 19 — encoded protein: MDEGSELSVTIAHIVQRLKGSHLHSQIERQAKECLHQPEVKLESLKEDVRSFLKTSGWERKLQNAVYRELHVQLPPSHPTAPPEHLKEPLAYMRKAQASWEKRVLKSLNSMSTELGVPLARMRPAVEQKDLTNKWNEMGTDEPDLSRFRPVYAPKDFLEVLISLRNPNHNSSEDVGARSHWGLIQVPLNVRDVPQLRQAYSELNLTTGQLGIDDHAHVPPDLFENDYVQIGKKVVLDQDSAAAQQYSRQGCPTGLRADLWALILNSTNQPPDVMHYEQLKAGVIQHDLLVDNLIYKDVKLTASNDDYYFVFEDFLYQVLLCFSRDTAVLEHFKYNSATPPKSYIQGKVGEEECAVVYPPNGVIPFHGFSMYVAPLCFLYNEPSKLYSVFREMYTRFFFRLHSISSFPSGIVSLCLQFERLLQTHLPQLFYHLRQIGAQPLRIAFKWMVRAFSGYLSTDQLLLLWDRILGYDSLEVVAVLAAAVFAFRAENLMEVTSLASAEAVLADLSTLKVMPLIQISLFATAI